gacatcctcctccctcatgtggtacccttcctgcaggctcatcctgacatgcgtgaaaatgccaccagccatactgctcgttctgtgcgtgatttcctgcaagacaggaatgtcagtgttctgtcattgTCAGCAAAGAGCCCGGAACTTAATCCCAttaagcacgtctgggacctgttggatcggagggtgagggctagggctagggccattccccccaggaatgtccgggaacttgcaggtgctttggtggaagagtggggtaacatctcacagcaagaactggcaaatctgttgcagtccatgaagaggagatgcactgcaatacttaatgcagctggtggccacaccagatactgactgttcctttttattttgacccccccctttgttcagggacacatttttcaatttctgttagtcacatgtctgtggaacatgttcagtttatgtctcagttgttgaatcttgttatattcacacgttaagtttgctgaaaataaacgcagttgacagtgagaggatgtttctttttttgctgagtttatatactgtattttactggAGACTCCTCCCACCAGTATTCTCTTCAATAAGAGCTGGTTTACGGTTTTCACCAACAGGTTTTTGTTTTTGCTCGACTTGTATAATACAGTTCAAGCCACAGATACACTGGGGAGAGAAACTAACATCCCACAATAAAATATTACAATAGATCCAGGCAAGAAAACACACTACCTTAAAACATTTATCACAATAGAATGATGAATAATGCATTGTGCTCTCTGTACTCCAATTTCAACACAGCTACAGTATGACTAAGTGTGACAAATAGAGCACAAAGGTGGACAAGAGCCCACATGAATGATTCATGAATATTAAATTAACACTATAAAACTGTAGGTAGGCCTATAATTATTTTGTATTAATGTATCAAAAATGTTGTTTGATACAGTCACAAGAAAAGGGACCACACCACCGAGGATGGTATGTGAAGTCTGTCAacaacagaagaggagaggaaaagctTGACAAAAGCTTCACATTGGAGGTCAGACATTTTCTCAAATGCAGACCTACTGTAGGTAGGCTACAGTTTAGTAGTCCAATGTCAGTTGAGATCTCATTTGAGTGCTATCCATCAGAATGTGTTAACCAGTTGTTATTGTAAAAACAAAAGAACAAATTAAATATAACTAGTGACACTCCGCCCTTACAGGCATTAAATCATTGGAAATGAGCCATTTGATTCAAtgccatccccccccccccaaaaaaatgtgtttatctGTTCATCATTTTGGTCTCTACCAGTGTGAAATGTGAGCGGTGGAGCTCTCACCTGTGACTGGTGTTTCTCGTTCTTCTCCACACCCTGCACCTGCAGGAGGTTCTTGGCCACACCTATACAGGGAAGCCCTGACAGAACTCCCAGGTGACACGCCAGGCCAAACTCTGGAAAAAAGACAACCCCATATGTATAGTAGGGGACATGACTGTCACAATTAGCTGAAGTCTGAATTGTTATGCAAGTATGTAACATGCTACTGTTAGTAGTAAATAGTAAATGCTATTAGTAGACAGTATGTCGCCTGAGAATCCAGTCTCGGTCTCAGTTCGAATCAGTCTTAATTTGAGACCGAGATCGTCTGTTTCACTACTCACCTCTGTAGTGGAACAGACCATTCCCATCCACCAAGACCACCTGTTGGGGACAGATAAAGAGGCAACGGGTGGGAGATGGGCAAGTACAGAAAGAGGCAACGGGTGAGAGATGGGCAAGTACAGAAAGAGATGGGCAAGTACAGAAAGAGGCAACGGGTAAGAGATGGGCAAGTACAGAAAGAGGCAACGGGTGAGAGATGGGCAAGTACAGAAAGAGGCAACGGGTGAGAGATGGGCAAGTCTCAAAGCAGCTCTCTGCTGTCCCTTGTACTTATACAGCATGAGGTCTTTCTACAGGCTAACAAAAGAAGAGTTTTCACAAGATTTTGTTGGATGGATGTACTGAATGTATTGAACTGTGCCAACAGCCCTTTCACTGATTTCTTACAGTGCCAAGGTGGTTGTACAGGCATACTTCTGCTGTGAATCATAAGTCATGTAGAAAGAATTTGAGGAGCTGTACATAAAGCAGCGGGGAATGGTCTGTCAGTGTCCATTGGTAAATGTCAGTGATAAATCCACGAGGGCAGCGTGCATGTGTTAGGCAGATGTGTTTTGTGTGGGAGGGGTGTGGACAGGGACCCGACTTGAGGTGGGAGTGAGTGATTTGTGTGGGCTGTGACTAACACAGGAGAGTGGAAAGGTATGGATGATACAGAGCTGACTTATGGACACACATAGTgggagaggaagatagagggTATTGGATAGCTGAAAAGAAAGGCATTAACACACAGAGATGTATCGCCCTGAGGTGAACAGTTAAACAGTTGGACACAGCAAACCGACAACATCAATGAAACTGTACTAACCTTAAGTCTCAACAGAAGTCAGACAGTATAAAACATGTCAGAGTGACATTTACTTTCAACTAAATTGAGACATTAGGGTTCTCTCAGTATAACAGCAACTAAGTCAGTTAAACTGTAACATCTCCAATGCCAAAGTGGCCAGACCCTGACCTGAGGTAGCAGGCTGGGCTGGGTCGTCTCCAGGCGCTGCAGGGCCTCCAGCAGATAGGGGGTCTCCCTGAAGGCCAGGAACCCTGAGATGTAGGGGGCGGTCAGGGTCACCATCTGACTGTCTTCATACAGCAGCTGGTAGTGGACACagggaacagacagcagagaacacCGGTATAAACGTATGCCTGTGTTATatctaatacagtgccttcagaaagtattcatccTCCTCAactcattccacattttgtggtgttacagccagaattcaaaatagattaatatatatatatatatatatttttatcacccatttacacacaatgccccataatgacaaattgaaaacatgttattagaaatgtttgcaaatgtatttaatatgaagttcagaaatatctaatttccttaagtattcacacccaagactttgtagaagcacctttggcagcaattacagctgtgagtctttctgggtaagtctctaagagctttccacacctggattgtgcaacatttgcccattactcTTTAAAAAAGGattcaagctctgttaaattggttgttgatcattgctagacaaccatttgcaggtcttgccatagattttcaagcagatttaagtcaaaattgtaactcggtcactcaggaacattcattgcctccttggtaagcaactccagtgtagatttggccttgtgttttaggttattgtcctgctgacagattaattaatctcccagtgtctggtggaaggcagactgaaccaggttttcctcttggattgtgtctgtgtttgGCTCCACTCCATTTATTttgtatcctgaaaaactccccagtccttaacaattacaagcatagacataacatgatgcagccaccactatgcttggaaatagacctgactgccctcgaccagcgcaaaaacatcctgtggtggactgcaatagcatcgaatagtccccgcgacatgcaactgttcagggaagtcaggaaccaatacacacagtcagtcaggaaagcaaaggccagcttttacaagcagaaatttgcatcctgtagctctaactccaaaaagttctgggacactgtaaagtctatggagaacaagagcaccaccagcttcatgaggtacatctggaatgcatttcaattaacaggtgtgccttgttaaaagttaatttgtggaatttatttccttaaatgtgtttgagacaatcagatctgttgtgacaaggtatggtgTTATACAGAAtatagcactatttggtaaaagaccaagtccatataatggcaagaacagctcaaataaacaaagagaaacgacagcccatcattactttaagacatgaaggtcagtcaatacggtcgcaaaaaccatcatgcgctatgatgaaactggctctcatgaggaccgccacaggaaaggaagagttacctctgctgcagaggataagttcattacagttaccaccagcctcagaaattgcagaccaaataaatgcttcagagttcaagtaacagatacatctcaacatcaactgttcagaggagactgcgtgaatcaggccttcatggtcgaattgctgaaaccactactaaaggacacaaataagaagaagagactagctgaggccaagaaacacgatcaatggacattagaccggtggaaatctatcctttggtctgatgaatccaaatctgatatttttggttccaaccaccgtgtcttgatgatctctgcatgtgtggctcccaccgtgaagcatgcaggaggaggtgtgatggtgatttgctggtgacactgtcagtgatttatttagaattcaaggcacacttaaccagcatgcctaccacagtattctgcagcgataagccatcccatctgctttgcgcttagtgggactatcatttgtttttcaacaagacagtgacccaaaacacacctccaggctgtgtaagggctatttgaccaaggagagtgatggagtgctgcatcagatgacctggcctccacaatcacccaacctcaacccagttgagatggtttgggatgatttggaccgcagagtgaaggaaaagcagacaacacgtgctcagcatatgtaggaaatCCTTCAaaactgttagaaaagcatttctcatgaagctggttgagagaatgccaagagtgtgcaaagctgtcattaaggcaaggggtggatactttgaagaaactaaaatctaaaatatattttgattggtttaacacttgTATGTGTTACTacactacatgtgttatttcatagtttaaaaaaaatatatatattttttctctccaatttcgtggtatccaattggtagtagtcccatcgctacaactcccgtacggcctctctcagcctattgcggacagtgtgagcactgatggaggaattgtgcgttcctggtgtaactcgggaagttgttgttgtcatcctgtacctgtcctgcaggtgtgatgttcggatgtaccgtgcatgttcattaaatacttatggttcattgaacaagcatgggaaacagtgtttaaaccgtttacaatgaagatctgtgaagttatttggatttttacaaattatcattgaaagacagggtcatgaaaaagggacgtttctttttttgttgagtttacttTCAAAGATTCAAGAAAGTATGTGTGGTAGGAGCAATGTTTGAGGATAAAGAACACATGAAAAGCCTTGTGGAAGCGAGGTAGGACAAGGTGCTCACAGAACCTGCATGGGGTGGGGGAGTCTTGCTAGTGCATTATATTAGATTGCCTTTAGTTTACAGTGCTCGTTGGACCACAGCTGGTATACACATTttgctctttctccctcgctAGTCATTTGTTCCAGTTTTTAGATCAAGTTTATTGGAGGATATACATTTCTTACAGCGGCTCGGAAATATAATGTTTTATGGTATTATGGTTTACCATGAAATTGTAGAGTTCAATCTATACTATGATGAGCTTTGTGATAAATAATTTGGCCGAGATATTCATTATTACAGATTGCTCCGTTCAGCTGACCTATGGTTGATTCGCTCTGATTTTGTTTTCGGGTCTCCACGTCGTACACATTCATGGCTTCTACTGTAAGCCTGCTCAACCGCTCTCAAAAGAGCTAGAATAGTTTGTTCAGAGCTCTGGAGAACATGGGGTCATTATAATGTAGTTAGAATCCTTAGTCAGTCTTACAAGGGATGTATCCACTGAAATTGCTTCTGCCTTTTCCCAACGCCTCAGAAAGTCATGTGGGGACATGTTAGTGACAAGCCCTCCATTTTGGGTAACAATACCCTCCTGGTAAAATGGCTAGCTCAGTCTGACCTCCTTGGTCATGACAAAATCAGAGCATTTGTGTCACAAATGTTGTCAAGGAGGCCATTTACCATGGTGTTGGGTTTGCCACTGTTCCAAGACCAATTTGACAGTCTTCACCagctggaagagagaggaggagccaaGGTTTTAGACATTGGCAGTTTCAATAGAGGGATCTTTCTTCAGGGCTTGCAGGAAGTTCTCCTCAATAGGGCCTACAAGTTCAACATGCAGAAGCTCTCCAGACCATTCCATGAAGCCACTGGACAGGGCCGTCTACTGGATCGAGTTCGTCATGAGACACAAAGAGGCTGCTGACTTGCGCTCAGAGTCCCACAGGATGCCATGACACAGCTACCACTCAGTGGATGTCATCACCACATTGTTGGCAATGGTGCTCCTCTTCCTCTTGCCTAATGCAGCTATAGTAAAATACTGTTGCTGCAGGTTGTGTTGAAAAATACAAATGTATCATCATACTGTACTCATAAGTAAAAGTTATTATTTCTGAGAGCTTCAAGTATTTGTGATTAACTTGTTGGGAAATGGGTATCACACAAGTGTATTTTTTGTTTAATAAATTGTGTTGATTTATTTCACATTGTTCTATCAAGTCAATTTTATTTGATTGAGGAGTTGGTGTACTCCTGCTAAAATGCCCGCCATTGTCAGAATTTGTATTTAGTATCTTCTATGTTAATTGTCATGTGAATGTCACACAAATTACTATAATTCAGAATATTACTCAGATATTCATCCTTGGATATTCAAAACTATTTTAAACTTCAAGTAGCCAATTTGTAAAAATTCATTGTGGCTCTTGGCTATTCTGAAATTGTTTGGGCTTATGATGCAAAAACCACTGTGTTGTGAATAAATCCAATAAAATCCAATGGGAGAGACTCGGGGTAAATTATTGTGTCTGCACTGACTGGGGAACATTTAATTAGCCGTACTATAATAACATTACAACAAAATTGGTCCATGTATCAACAAAACAAGCTGGCAAATATCATTAATTATGATGGGTTGTGTTACAGAATGTGTTGACAGCCCTTGATGGAGAATTAGGGTCGGGTCCAATAGAGGGAGCGGAACGGTTAAGAATGAAAAATAGAGGCAATGAAAAGTTGAGGCAAGACTCGTGGTCACAAACTGCTAGGATGACTGAACAGACATGGCCTGTGTGTCAATACCTTCAAGTcacttcctttccttgtctcctttctTTGATCCACACTACTACAGAATAGCTATTCAGGTGAAATAGAAAAAGAACACCATCTTTCTTTCATCTAGTATGCTCAAACAGTGCCTGTGAGtcagaggaggaaaggaaaccaCTTTATAGCATTAAGACGCAGCCCATGGTAAGCATTAGCATAGAAATGGTCCGTTTGGGCTTTATAGCATTAAGACTCAGCCTATGGTTAGCATTAGCATAGAAATATTCTGAGTCAGTGCCTTACCTCTAGGTCTGGGTAGCTGAGCACCACTAGCTGGGCACAGGCGTTGACGTCATCTCCTTTGATGAACGACAGGTCcactcctccaaccctctccagCCCGGTGAAGTCGGGACATCTCTGCCaatcctctgtgtcctcctccaccacctgctGCCTCAGGCTGGCCTGTTCactaggagagaaagaggagagggagagaaaaccgCAAAGGGTTAGTGGCCAAGGGGGAGAGGTAGGGTGCAAATTTGGACTGGCCAACAGCGGATGAAGACTTCTACTAGTAATGAGGCATTCTACAGCACCGGTCCCCCTACACCATCTGCTTGGCTTCTACATCTCCAGCGTCAGACACAAATCTAACAAGGAGGCGGCGCTGGGAAAAGGGACATGATACCATTATTAGTGATGGTCACAATAGATTCACAAGTCAACGGCTGATAGAGGTAGCCGATACTGGCAGCATTCCAGGGTTACTGTTGGCAGGAAACTTCTCTCTTGCAGAAAGGCCTCACCTCACCTGCCCAGATGCTGTGTCCCTCCGCTGGTGTCATAGGGTAACTTACTACTGTTCTCCCAAGACAACCCTACCTGAACCTCACAAGGGCTATCCAGTATTGAACAAGAATAACTAGGCCGACATTCAGACCTTTTACATGGTTTTGTGGTTGATATGTGATATTCCATGAGCACAGTTCATTGGGTTTAAAATACCAAATTGTGCAGGGCTGGCTCCAAGCACAATCGGAGACCCAGAAGCTTAGTCTGGGTCTCAAcgtactgttgagagttagaatagtagaatacacaagttgcaatttcaaattttggttgtgcatcagcagtttttctgtTCTTGTTCTGTCAGTCGCCCAGGGAtactgacctccagggggccgcctttgattttgttagtcactcagatatcattaacatggcataagtcatgctggaaattagctttaaaaatgtgtctttgccccatggcaaaatgagtaaaCGTGGATATCGAATTGACCACTTCAGCATGgttttgtggcacagtcgatgccgggcagggctacgggccagaaggttgaggttTTGCCGACCACCACTGATGAGCTCTATCCCCCTGCCTGCCTCACTACACTACGATCAGAGACGGCTGCAGACAATAATCATTAGCCAGGGGGAAATCAGATGTACATTTGTATGATATATCTATAATTGTAAAGCAGGTGGTTCGAAACCTGTACGCTGATTCGCTGAAATcactttttactgttctaattacattggtaaccagtttataatagaaataagacaccttgggggtttgaggtatattggccatataccacacccccttgtacCTTATTACTACAAGTATATAAAACATATGCAACGTTTTCcccaccaa
This genomic stretch from Oncorhynchus clarkii lewisi isolate Uvic-CL-2024 chromosome 13, UVic_Ocla_1.0, whole genome shotgun sequence harbors:
- the LOC139423839 gene encoding endonuclease V-like isoform X3, with product MSILPQAELVKKWESEQASLRQQVVEEDTEDWQRCPDFTGLERVGGVDLSFIKGDDVNACAQLVVLSYPDLELLYEDSQMVTLTAPYISGFLAFRETPYLLEALQRLETTQPSLLPQVVLVDGNGLFHYREFGLACHLGVLSGLPCIGVAKNLLQVQGVEKNEKHQSQIASLQKGGESFPLTSDSGKVLGKALRSSDSSTKPVYVSVGHKISLDTALRLTHSCCRYRVPEPIRQCWEVDTS
- the LOC139423839 gene encoding endonuclease V-like isoform X4, with protein sequence MSILPQAELVKKWESEQASLRQQVVEEDTEDWQRCPDFTGLERVGGVDLSFIKGDDVNACAQLVVLSYPDLELLYEDSQMVTLTAPYISGFLAFRETPYLLEALQRLETTQPSLLPQVVLVDGNGLFHYREFGLACHLGVLSGLPCIGVAKNLLQVQGVEKNEKHQSQIASLQKGGESFPLTSDSGKVLGKALRSSDSSTKPVYVSVGHKISLDTALRLTHSCCRYRVPEPIRQP
- the LOC139423839 gene encoding endonuclease V-like isoform X1 yields the protein MSILPQAELVKKWESEQASLRQQVVEEDTEDWQRCPDFTGLERVGGVDLSFIKGDDVNACAQLVVLSYPDLELLYEDSQMVTLTAPYISGFLAFRETPYLLEALQRLETTQPSLLPQVVLVDGNGLFHYREFGLACHLGVLSGLPCIGVAKNLLQVQGVEKNEKHQSQIASLQKGGESFPLTSDSGKVLGKALRSSDSSTKPVYVSVGHKISLDTALRLTHSCCRYRVPEPIRQEMLKHCCSPAGCRNKWIFNMSDSWR
- the LOC139423839 gene encoding endonuclease V-like isoform X2; the protein is MSILPQAELVKKWESEQASLRQQVVEEDTEDWQRCPDFTGLERVGGVDLSFIKGDDVNACAQLVVLSYPDLELLYEDSQMVTLTAPYISGFLAFRETPYLLEALQRLETTQPSLLPQVVLVDGNGLFHYREFGLACHLGVLSGLPCIGVAKNLLQVQGVEKNEKHQSQIASLQKGGESFPLTSDSGKVLGKALRSSDSSTKPVYVSVGHKISLDTALRLTHSCCRYRVPEPIRQADMRSREYLRVHFPTAADT